CGCGGCCGCTCCCGCAACGTCACCGACGTGCTGCTGCGCCTGGATCCCGACCGCGCGCCGGGCCCGGTCCGCCTGACCCTCGACGCGTGCGCGCACCGCTTCGCCGCCGGGCACCGGCTGCGGCTGCTGGTGGCGGGCGGGTCGCACCCCCGGTTCGCCCGCAACCTCGGCACCGGGGAGCCGGCCGCGGAGTCCTCGCGGATGGTGCCGAGCGTGCACACCGTCGGCGGGGCGCGGCTGACGCTGCCGGTGCCGTCGTGACCCGCGTCCTCGGCGCGGCCGTCCTCGCCCTCGCCTCCGCCGCCTGCTGGTTCGGCTGGCTGGCCTGGGACCGCACCTACCGCGTCGACCCGGCCACCGGCGTCGCGAGCGGACCGTACGAGGCCTGGCAGGTGATCGGCTGCGGGGTGTCCCTGGTGGTGCTGGTGGTGCTGGCGACCGGGCGGCTGCCGTGGTGGACCGTCGTCCCGGTCGTGCCGGTGGCCTTCGCCGCGGCGTGGTCGCTCACCGCGTCGACCTACGACACCAGCGGGCTGTGGCCGGTCGGGGCGCTCGTCGTGCTGGTCGGGACGCTGCTGGCGACCGCGCTCGTCGCCGGGGTGACCGCGGCCGTCCGGCGCCGGGCGCGCGTGCGGGTCAGCCCGTGAGGTGCCGGTAGTTCGCCGGGCGCAGGCGCATGGCGTGCAGCACGACGGGCGGGTCCCCGTCGGCGACGACGACCTCGACCAGGTCGCGGTCGGCGGTGAGCCCGATGTGCAGCACGACCCCGCCGTCCGGCGAGGGCTGCGGGACCGACCGGAGCGGGGCGTCGAGCACCCGGCGCACGTCGTCGGCGGTGAAGCCGTGCTTGCGGGCGCTGCGCGTCAGTCGCACGTGGCCGATCCTACGGCGGCCACCACGGGTGCACGGAACCTCACCGGAGGTAAGAGTTCCGCCGAATGTCCCACATCGCGGTCACACCAGTGGACGATCGACCGGGCCACTCGATACGTTCCGTGACATGGCCTGGTGGAACCGCAAGGACGACCGCGGCAGCTCGGCGCCCCGGCACGGCACCCGCGCCGAGCGGGTCGAGGCGCTCGCCGCCCGCAACGCCGAGGCGGTCGACCGCCTCGCCGACGGCGATCCCGACGACGCCGTGCGCCTGCTGACCACCACCGTGGTGTCCTGCCGCGCGCTGCTGGGCGAGGACCACCCCGACACGCTCGTCGTGGAGGGCAACCTGGCCGTCGCCACCGCGGCCGCCGACCGGCCCCGCGACGCCGTCGACCTGATGCGCACCGCGGTGGACGTCCGCACCCGCCTGCTCGGTCCCGACGACCCCCGCACCGTCGACGCGCGCGACGCCCTGGCCACGGCGTACCGGCTGGCCGGGCGGCACGCGGAGGCCGTCGACCTGGCCGCGCTCGTCGCCGACGTCCGGCGCCGCGACCTCGGCCCCGCCGACGCCCGGACCCTCGCCTCCCGCACGGGGCTGGCCCTCGCGCAGGCGGCGGGCGGGCACACCACCGCCGCCGTCACGGTGCTGGAGTCGGCCCTGCGCGACGCCGACTTCGCCCTGGGCTCGCGGAACCTGCACACGATCACCGTCCGGGCCACGCTCGCCACCTGCCACGCGGTGCTCGGGCGCGTGCCCGAGGCCGTCGCGGAGCTGGAGCGGGCGCTCGCCGACTGCACCGAGCTGCTCGGTCCCGACCACCCCGACACCCGGGCCGTCGCCGCCGACCTCGCCGACGTGCACACCCCGCAGCGCCTCGGCCTCAGCGCCTGACCACCCCCGCAGGGCCCTGATCACTCCCGCAGGGCCGCCAGCAGCTCCGCCTCCAGCCCGACGAACGCGGGCGAGGTGACGGCGCGCGGCCGCGGCAGGTCCACCGCGACCTCGCGCCGCACGCGGGTCGGCCGCGGCCCCAGCACCACCACCCGGTCCGACAGCCGCACCGCCTCGCGGATGTCGTGGGTGATGAGCAGGACGGTCCAGCCGAAGCCGGCGCGCACGTCGTCGAGCCAGGTCTGCAGGTCGGCACGGGTGAGCGAGTCGAGCGCGCCGAACGGCTCGTCGAGCAGCAGGACCGCGCGGTCCTGCACGACCGTGCGCAGCAGCGCCGCGCGCTGCCGCATCCCGCCGGACAGCTCGGCGGGCCGCGCCTGCTCGAACCCGGCCAGCCCGAACGGGCCGAACAGCTCCCCGGCCCGGCGCCGGGCCTCGCGGCGCGGCACGCCCGCCACCTCCAGGCCGAGCGCGGTGTTGTCGAGCACCGTTCGCCAGGGGAACAGCAGGTCCTGCTGGGGCATGTAGGCGAACGGGTCGACGCGGCCGGTGGCGTCCTCCCCGTCGACGACGACGCGCCCGGCGTCCGGCCGGTGCAGGCCGGCGATCACGTCGAACAGCGTCGACTTGCCGCAGCCGCTGGGCCCGATCAGCGACACGAACTCCCCCGGCGCGACGTCGAAGCTGACGCCGTCCAGGACGTCGAGCGCACCGAAGGCGAGGTGGACGTCGTCGACGACCAGCTTGACCTCACCCATCCCGGCTCCAGGGGGCGAGTGCGCGCTGCACCAGGAACGTCAGCGCGAACAGCGCGACGCTCAGCAGCGCCGTCACCACGACGGCGGCGAGCACGAGGTCGGTACGGAAGGAGTTCTTCTGCACGCTCATGAAGATCCCGAGCCCGGCCGTCGCGCCGACGTACTCGGCGAAGATCGCGCCGGTCACCGCGTAGGTGATGCCGATGCGCAGGGACGTGAAGAACCGGGGCATCGCGCCGGGCAGCCGGACGTACCGGAACTGCGCCCAGCGCGACGCCCCCATGCTCCGCAGCAGGCTGGTGGCCTGCCGCGGGGTCGACGCGAACCCCTCGATCAGGCCGACCGTCATGGGGAAGAAGGTGACCAGCGCGATCACGACGACCTTCGGGGCGAGCCCGAACCCGAGCCAGATGATCAGCAGCGGGGCGATCGCGATGATCGGCAGAGTCTGCGAGGCCACCAGCAGCGGGGTCAGCGCGCGGCGCAGCCACGGCGAGAAGTCGACGGCCACCGCGAGCGCCCAGGCCAGCGCCAGTGACACGGTGAACCCGACGGCGGTGGCCTGCAGCGTGGGGACCGTGTTGGCCCACAGCTGCTCGCGGTAGGCCCAGCCCTGCTCGAGCACCCGCAGCGGCGAGGGCAGCACCTGGGGCCGCACCCCGGACACCTCGACCCCGACCTGCCAGGCGACGAGCAGCCCGGCGACGACGAGCAGCGCCGGTCCCGTCCTGCCCACCCCCCGCGGGCCGGGGTCCCGCCGCGCGCGGGCCGGGGTCGCGTCGCGCGCGAGCCGGGTCGTCACGGCGCCAGGTAGTCGTTGGTGAACCACGTGGCGAAGTCCGGGCGCTCGGTGAGCGGGGAGCCGTCCGGCCCCGTCAGCACCCCGGAGTCGACGACGAACCCGGAGTAGCCGCTCCAGCGCTCCAGCGTCTGCGGCCCCACGTCACCGGACTCGTCGCGCAGGTACTCCGCCGCCAGCAGGTCCTGGCTGCGCGTCACCAGCTCCGGCTCGGTGAAGAAGCCCGGGTTCGCGTCCATGAGCAGCTGCGCACCGCGGGCGGGGTCGTCGGCGGCGAGCCGGTAGCCGCGCTGGGCCGCCTGGACGAAGGAGCGGGCGTCGTCGGGGTTCGCCGCGAGCCACGGCGAGTTGCCGATCAGCACGACGCTGTAGGCGTCCGGGAAGCCGTAGTCGGTGTAGGCGAACGTCTTGAGCGGCTCGCCCCGCAGATCGGCCTCGATGCCCTCCCACGCGACGAACGGCTCGGTGAAGTCGACGTCGCCGGAGTACAGGGCCTCGTACGCCGACGTGCCGAGCACGACGGTCTCGAAGTCGCCCGCACCGCCCGCGTCGCGGATGACGGCCTGCATCTTCGGCACCTCGCCGGGCCCGCCGAACCCGCCGTAGACCGCGCCGTCGAGGTCGGCCGGGCTGACGATGTCGGCGCGGTCGGCGCGCACCGCGATCTCGGTGCCCCAGTGCTGCAGCACCGCCATCACCGAGGTGATGTCGGCTCCGGCGGCCTTGGAGAAGGTGAAGGAGTCCTGGAAGGAGATGCCGAACTCCGCGGCGCCGGAGGACACCAGCGTGTCGGGCGAGGTCGAGTTGTAGGGCAGGAACTCGACGTCGAGGCCGGCGTCGGCGAACCACCCCTGCACCTGCGCGACGTAGAGGCCGGTGTGGTTGGTGTTGGGCGTCCAGTCCAGCGCGATCCGGATCGTGCGGTCACCGGATCCGCCGGAGCAGCCGGCCAGGACGAGGCTCAGTGCGGCGAACAGCACGGCGAACAGACGTGTACGGGCCATGACGGTCCTCCCTACGCCGGTGCTAACCGGGTCAGGTTCGAACGGTCGACGGCCGGCCTGCCGCCCTCTCAGCCTCGGATCGTGGGCTCCCGCGGGTCGGACCGGACTCTACGCGACCGGGACCCCTCCCGCCGCCGTCGGTGAGACTGACGACCCCGACCCGACCACCCCGGAGCCTCCCGTGCGCGCCCGCATCCCCGCCGTCGTCCTGCTCGCCGTCGCCCTGCTCACCGCAGTCGCCCTGTCCGCCTGCACCGCCACCTCACGCAGCAGCAGCTGCGTCAACGGTGTGTGCACCGTCTCGCTGAGCGGCGAGCAGACCGTCGAGATCGAGATCGGGTCGTTCGAGCGCGACCTGCGCGTCGCCCCCATCACGCCGGAGTCCGTCACCGTGTCCGCGCGCGGCGACTCCGCCGACCTCACGCCCGGCGAGAGCGCGGAGGTCGGCGGCCTGGTCGTGCGCGTCGACTCGATCGCAGGTCGCGACATCGGCCTGCACGTCGAGCGGGCCTGACCGCCGCCCCGGCCCTCAGACGGCCCCGAGCACCGGCTCGAAGGCCAGCTCGGCCGCCCCGACGAGCTTCGCGTCGCGCCCGAGCGGGCTGGTCTCGATCCGCGTCCCGCCGACGGCTCGGCTCACCAGGCTGCGTTCGTGGACCAGGCCGCGGACGTGGTCGACGACGCCGGGCGGCAGCGCGGTGAACAGGTCACCGAGCACCACCAGCTCCGGCGCCATCATGTTGACGACGGTGACGAGCCCCGTGGCCAGCCACTCCGCGAACTCGTCGAGCGGGCCCGGCACCGGGGCCGTCGCCAGCGACCGCAGCTCGGCGACGACCACGCCGCGCGGGGTCTCCTCGGGCATCCCGAGGGCCCGGCACAGCGCCCGCTCCCCCACCTCGGTCTCCCAGCAGCCCCGCGAGCCGCAGTAGCAGTGCCGGCCGCCCGGACGCACCACGAGGTGCCCGAGCTCGCCGACGTACCCGCGCGTGCCGCGCAGCGGGCGGCCCGCCGAGATCACGCCGCCGCCGACGCCCTTGTCCGCCGAGATGTAGACGAGGTCGGCGACCTCGCGCGCGATCCCCCGCACGTGCTCGGCCAGCGCACCCATCTCGGCGTCGTTGGCCACCTGCACGGGCACCTTGAGCACCGCGGCGAGCCGCGTGCCGAGTGCGATGTCGCGCCACTCGAGGTTGGGCGCCTCGTGCACCCAGCCGTCGTCGCGGCGGACGACGCCGGGCACCGAGATGCCCGCGCCGGCCGGGGTCACCGCCAGCTCCTCGGCGAGCAGCTGCGCCGACTCCGCGACGTGCGTGATCACCTCCCCCGGCGTGCGGGTGGCGCGGCGCAGGTTCCAGCTGTGCCGCCCGATCACCTGCCCGCCGAGTCCGACCATCGACATCGCGACCTGCTCGACGCGGACGTCGACGGCCAGCACCACGGCCGACTCCGCCTGCGGCAGCACCATCAGCGACGGCCGCCCGGCCCCGGTCCGGCGGGCCGGGACGGCCTCGCTGACGACGCCGGACTCCGCGAGCCCGTCGACGACGGCCTTGATCGTGCTCCGGTTGAGCCCCAGCTCCGCGGCCAGGACGGCCCGCGTGCAGGGGCCGTCGACGTGCAGGCGGCGGAGCAGGGCGGCCCGGTTGTGGCGGCGCGCCTCGTCGGGACGCGCCCCCGAGGAGGCGCCACCGTTCTCCCCCGCCCACGCCCGGTTCACCACGCC
This sequence is a window from Pseudonocardia petroleophila. Protein-coding genes within it:
- a CDS encoding tetratricopeptide repeat protein, translated to MAWWNRKDDRGSSAPRHGTRAERVEALAARNAEAVDRLADGDPDDAVRLLTTTVVSCRALLGEDHPDTLVVEGNLAVATAAADRPRDAVDLMRTAVDVRTRLLGPDDPRTVDARDALATAYRLAGRHAEAVDLAALVADVRRRDLGPADARTLASRTGLALAQAAGGHTTAAVTVLESALRDADFALGSRNLHTITVRATLATCHAVLGRVPEAVAELERALADCTELLGPDHPDTRAVAADLADVHTPQRLGLSA
- a CDS encoding ABC transporter ATP-binding protein, encoding MGEVKLVVDDVHLAFGALDVLDGVSFDVAPGEFVSLIGPSGCGKSTLFDVIAGLHRPDAGRVVVDGEDATGRVDPFAYMPQQDLLFPWRTVLDNTALGLEVAGVPRREARRRAGELFGPFGLAGFEQARPAELSGGMRQRAALLRTVVQDRAVLLLDEPFGALDSLTRADLQTWLDDVRAGFGWTVLLITHDIREAVRLSDRVVVLGPRPTRVRREVAVDLPRPRAVTSPAFVGLEAELLAALRE
- a CDS encoding ABC transporter permease — translated: MTTRLARDATPARARRDPGPRGVGRTGPALLVVAGLLVAWQVGVEVSGVRPQVLPSPLRVLEQGWAYREQLWANTVPTLQATAVGFTVSLALAWALAVAVDFSPWLRRALTPLLVASQTLPIIAIAPLLIIWLGFGLAPKVVVIALVTFFPMTVGLIEGFASTPRQATSLLRSMGASRWAQFRYVRLPGAMPRFFTSLRIGITYAVTGAIFAEYVGATAGLGIFMSVQKNSFRTDLVLAAVVVTALLSVALFALTFLVQRALAPWSRDG
- a CDS encoding ABC transporter substrate-binding protein, which gives rise to MARTRLFAVLFAALSLVLAGCSGGSGDRTIRIALDWTPNTNHTGLYVAQVQGWFADAGLDVEFLPYNSTSPDTLVSSGAAEFGISFQDSFTFSKAAGADITSVMAVLQHWGTEIAVRADRADIVSPADLDGAVYGGFGGPGEVPKMQAVIRDAGGAGDFETVVLGTSAYEALYSGDVDFTEPFVAWEGIEADLRGEPLKTFAYTDYGFPDAYSVVLIGNSPWLAANPDDARSFVQAAQRGYRLAADDPARGAQLLMDANPGFFTEPELVTRSQDLLAAEYLRDESGDVGPQTLERWSGYSGFVVDSGVLTGPDGSPLTERPDFATWFTNDYLAP
- a CDS encoding ROK family protein; amino-acid sequence: MNRAWAGENGGASSGARPDEARRHNRAALLRRLHVDGPCTRAVLAAELGLNRSTIKAVVDGLAESGVVSEAVPARRTGAGRPSLMVLPQAESAVVLAVDVRVEQVAMSMVGLGGQVIGRHSWNLRRATRTPGEVITHVAESAQLLAEELAVTPAGAGISVPGVVRRDDGWVHEAPNLEWRDIALGTRLAAVLKVPVQVANDAEMGALAEHVRGIAREVADLVYISADKGVGGGVISAGRPLRGTRGYVGELGHLVVRPGGRHCYCGSRGCWETEVGERALCRALGMPEETPRGVVVAELRSLATAPVPGPLDEFAEWLATGLVTVVNMMAPELVVLGDLFTALPPGVVDHVRGLVHERSLVSRAVGGTRIETSPLGRDAKLVGAAELAFEPVLGAV